GTTGGACGAGATGCTTGAGCGTCTCGTGGCAACGCACGATGCGATCGTGCGCACCTGCGGCGCCATCGGCGACAGCTATCTCGATGCGCCGGGCGAGTGGGCCTCCCTGAACGTGGACCTCCGCTTCCGCATCCACCGCTTCGCCGCGCACGACCGCGAGCACACGGCGCACCTGCTCAAGATCCGGCAGCAGCTCGGCTTCCCGCCAACTGAACCGCACACCCTGCTCGCCCAGGCGCAGGCCGCACGCGCCGCCTTCGAAACGGCGATCCGCTTCACGGCAGACCAGCCCTCCCCGGCGTCCGAGCTGAAGGTTGGAAGCGGCGCCCATTCAACGACGATCGGCGACCTGGTGAAGCAGGCGCTCGAAGACGAGGCGCTGCTGCGGGCCGCCCTGGCCTGAGCCGGCGTGAAGCGGTCTACCGCTGCCAGGCGGCGCGGGCGGCGGCCTCGGCGGCCTCTTCCGGCATGAACTGCAGATGAAAATCCTGCGGGCCGTGACTGAGGCCGAGCTGGGTGAGCGCGGTGCCGGCGTGGGCGCGGTGCTCGCTGCTGTGGAAGGGGACATGCAGCAACAGTTGCCAGCGGATGTGGCTGAAGCTGCCGCCGCGCTGGCTCTGCCAGGTGACGATCTCATCAAGCTGCTCACCACTGAGCGTCGCGATGTAGGTTTCCCACTCCGCGTCCACGTCACGCCAGGCTTCAACCAACTCGCCGGTGCTGGCGAAGTCCGCGGCGGAGAGCAGCCGCGTCGGATTCACGCCGTCGCGCAGCCGCGCCAGCCAGATCTTCTCTCCCGCGTAGAGGTGCGCAGTCACGGCGAAGGCCGAGTCGAACCAGAGATTGAGCGGCTTGCGCAGATACTCGGCGCTGACGCCGTGCATCCCTTCGCGAATGCCTTCGTTGGCCCAGGTGTTGAACGCATACATCGGCGCGAAGGGCGCGGGGTCCATCGCTCACCTCTCAGCGGCCGCGGGTGGGGCGATTCGCGCTGGGAAGCATCATCGCACGGAAGGCGACGTCGCGTATCGCGGCGATCGGGCGAATTTTCGCAAATGCAAGCTTGCGGTTAGGGGAAACGCCTGATATGCTTAGCTTGCTAACCTTAGCATGCTAATGGAAAGATGATGCCCATCTCCGCCGAGCCGGCGGCTCGCTTTGAAATGGACCGCGTGCCCTCGGCCGTCATCGGCCGGCTGCACCGCCGCATGCGCCACCGCCTGGACCACCGCCTCGAACGCTTCGGCCTCACGGGCGTGCAGTGGACCGTGCTCGCCCATCTCGGCAACGAAGACGGCCTTTCGCAGACCGAGCTGCAACGCCTTCTGGCGATCGAAGCGGCGACATTGACACACATCGTGCAGCGGCTCGAACGCGACGGCTTCATCCGCCGCAGTTGCGACCCCGAAGACCGGCGCCGCCAGCGTGTCTGGCTGAGCGACAAGAGCCGCGAGCTGTTGCCCGCGCTCGCCGCGGAGGTGGCCGAGCACCGCGCCTTCGTGCAGCGCGGCCTGGACGAACACGAGATCGCCACGCTGAGCGCCCTGCTGCGCCGGCTCGAGGAGAACCTGCTGTAATGCGTGGTATGAAACTCGGGCGCGGCTTCAGCGCACTGCAGCATTACAACTACCGGCTGTTCTGGATCGGCCAGACGCTCTCGCTGGTCGGCACCTGGATGCAGACGGTGGCGCAGGCCTGGCTCGTGCTCCAGCTCACCGGCTCCGCCGTCGATCTCGGCATCGTCAGCGCCCTGCAGCAGTTGCCGGTGTTGTTCATCGGCATCTTCGGCGGCGTCTTCGCCGACCGCGCGCCGAAACGCGAGCTGCTGATCGTCACCCAGACCGTGCAGATGCTGTTGGCGCTGGTGCTCGGCATCCTCGTCAGCACGGGCCTGGTGCAGATGTGGCACGTCTACCTGCTCGCCACCCTGCTCGGCCTCAGCAACGCCTTCGACATGCCCACGCGCCAGGCCTTCGTGATGGAAATGGTGGGCCGCGACGACCTGATGAACGCCGTGGCGCTGAACTCGATGCAGTTCAACACCGCGCGCATCATCGGCCCGGCGCTGGCCGGCATCACCATCGCCCTGATCGGCGTGACCGGCAGCTTCTACGCCAACGCGGCCAGCTTCCTCTTCGTGATCGCCGGCCTGTTCATGATGCGCAGCGACAAGTTCTTCGCCGTCGAGCGGGCGCCGAAGGCCCCCGTGCTCAGCAGCCTCCGCGAGGGCTGCGAGTACGTCTGGCGCACGCCCTCGGCCCTGCTGATCGTGCTGATCGTCGGCCTGTTGGGCATGTTCACCTTCAACACGCAGGTGCTCGTGCCGCTCTTCGCGACCGACATCCTCCACTCCGGCGCCCTGGGCTACGGCATCCTGCTCACGGGCATGGGCGCGGGCTCGCTGGTCGCCGCCTTCGTCGCCGCCTTTGCACAGCGGGCGCGCTGGCGGCTGGTGATCGGCGGCGCGATCGGCATCTGCCTGACCGAGCTGGCCTTCTCCTTCTCGCGCAACTACGGCCTCTCACTGGGGCTGATGGTGCTGACCGGCTTCTCTATGATCACCATGTTCACGTCGGCCAACACCGGCATTCAGCAGCGGGTGCCGGACTCGCTGCGCGGCCGCGTAATGGGTGTCTACACCTCGGTGAATATGGGCACGATGCCGCTCGGCAACCTGGCCGCCGGCGCCCTCGCCGCCAGCCTGGGGGCGCCGTTCGCCATGGGCTTCGGCGCCGTGGCGGCGCTGCTGACCACGGCCGCAATCGGCTCGCGGATCTACCTGCGCCGCGCCGAGGATCCAATGCAACTGGAGCCCGAAGGCTTCCTCGAACCGCAGCCCTCGCCGCTGTCCCAGCGACAGCCGGCCGCGGCCGCGGCGAAACCGGCCTGACGCTCAGAGCGTTGGCCGCGGCGCTATGGCAGCGCCGATCCGCGCTATGCGCCAAAACAGGCGCTGGCGCGAGGATGGCAACGTCCCGAACGAGTTCCACGCCGGATAGCGGTGCGATCCGGGCACGATCGCACGCTTGACCGCGTCCCGACCGTGGCTGCTACGCTGTGCCGGTCACAGGATTTATGTCCGGTTGATCAGGGCGCGGTTCCCGCCGCGCGCCGCGGTTCGGTTCCGCCTCGCACCGTCTTAGCTGCCAGATCCCCGGTTCGAAAGCGCCGGCCCGCACCGGCAGGGCGGCGCTGTCTCCAAAATCCGGCCGGAGAGCCTGCTATGTGCGACGATCAGCCCGAAGCCTCAGCCAGCCTGGCCGGGAGTCGCTGCCGCCGGCATCCGATCAGCTCGGCAACCCGCCCGCGGCCGGCGCCGACCCTGAGGCGCCGGCGCGGCGCGGACGGCCAGCCGCTGATCGTCATCACCCAGCGCGATGACGTGGTGCTCGTGCATCCGCTCGAAGCGCGACGGCTTGCCCAGACGTTACTGCGCCTGGCGCGGCAATGAGCCCGGCCGATCGGGACGTCCCGCCCGATCAGCGCTTCGGGCCGAACGCTTCCTCCCGATCAGCAGCGCTCAGCGCGTATGCCACTGGAACTGCTGCGGCCTGCGCTGGGCGCGGGTGTCGATCATGATGTTGATCACCGCCGTCTTGCCCGAGGCGAAGGCCTTATCGATCGCCGGGCGAATCTCGTCGGGCCGCTCGACGAAGAAGCCCAGGCCGCCGAACGCCTCGGCAATTTTCTCGTAACGGGCGTTGGCCGTATAAGCGCCGGCGCGCGCCGTCAGCGGGTTGTGATCGGTCGTGCTCGGTCCGCCGCCCACGCCGTTGTTATTGACGACGATGTAGGTGATCGGCAGGTTGTAGCGGCAGGCGGTCTCCACCTCCATGCCGCTGAAGCCGAAGGCCGAATCCCCCTCCAGGTCGACGATGCGCCGCTCCGGGTGGCAGGCCGCGGCCGCCACGGCAAAGCCGCAGCCGATGCCCATCGTGCCGAAACTGCCCGCGTCGAGCCGCGTGCGCGGCAAATAATTGGGAATCACCTGGCGCGAGATGTCCATCGTGCTGGCGCCTTCGGAGACGAGCATGGCGTCGTGCGGCAGGGCGTCGCGGATCTCGCGCAGCACGCGGTAGTAGCCCATCGGCACGTCGTCGGAGACCAGCATCGGCTCCGTGTTGTTGGTGTTCGTCGCCACGGCGTTTTGCAGGCCGGAACGCCAGCGGTTCTCGGCGCTGAACTGCCAGGGACTCTGTTCCAGCGCCTGATTGAGCTGGCGCACGATCGCCTTGCCGTCGCCCAGGAGGCCGACGCTGGCCGGCACGTTGGTGCCGATTTCGTTGCCGTCGATGTCGAGCTGGATCACCTTCACGTCGGGCGCCCAGCGCGGCGGCAGGCCGAAGTGCATGATCCAGTTCAGCCGGGCGCCCATCAGGAAGACGACGTCGGTGTTCTGCAGGGCGTAGGTGCGGCCCGGCGCGACGGAGAGCGGATGATCGTCGGGAATCACGCCCTTGCCCATGGGCGAGGGCAGGAACGGCAGTTGTGTCTTTTCGATGAACTCTTGCACCTCGGCCTCGGCGCGGCTCCAGGCCATCCCTTTGCCGACGACCACCAGCGGCCGTTCCGCCGTCTTCAGCAGCGCCAGCGCCTCCTGCACCGTCCCTTCAGGCGCCTGGGTACGGGGCGGGTCGGGCACGCGGCGGATGGGCGAGATCGCCTCTTCCTCGACCTTGCCGACGATGATGTCGTTGGGCATGTCGATGTACGCGGCGCCGGGCCTGCCATACAGCGCCTTGCGCACCGCCGTCTCGACGTGGAAGGGAATGCGGCCGACGGTCTCCACGCGCATGCTGTGCTTGGACCAGAGCCGCGCCGCCTCGACCTGAGGCGCCTCCTGGAAGGCGCCCATGCCGTCCTGGAAGCTATCGCTGGCGCCGCCGATCAGCAGCATCGGCCAGCCGTTGCTCCAGGCATTGGCGAGCCCGGCCAGTGCGTGCACCACGCCCGGCCCGGAGACGACCAGGCAGGCCTGCGGCCGGCCGAGCAGATAGCCCGCGGCCTGCGCGGCGTACGAGGCCGATTGCTCGTTGCGCATGCCGTAGAACTTGATGCCCTCGCGCTGGCAGGCGTTGGCGATCGGATGCACCGGAAAGCCGACGATGCCGAACATGTGCTCGACACCCTGCGCCTTGAGACTCTGCGCCATCAACGTTGCGCCGTCGATCTCTGCCATCGTTGCTGCCTCCACTCCTGAAGCGTTCTGCGCCGCGCGATCTGCCCGGCATCTCGGCCGTGGTGATGGTAGCGCATTCGTACGAAGCGCGGAGATTCGGCGTGGGCCGCCGCGGGTGTCACGTTCCGGAGCATGCGCCGGCGCACGAGCCCTGTTGACACCTACCCGCGTAGCCGACTATCGTGAATGGGACTTAGCGGTTATCTATCGCTTGCACGGCGTTGACGGAGAGTATCAGGCACGCCACGCGCCCGAAGCGAGCCGGGGATGGTGCAAGCCCGGCGGGTGGCAGCAGCCGAACTCGCTCCTGAGCCTTCCGGCCGATGGCCCTGCACATCGCGGGCAGTAAGCTGGAACGAGTGGCGTTCGTTATCGCGCCGCCGAGAGCTTCGTGGTCCGGCGCAGTGCGCCGGCGCCGCGGGGAACGAGGGTGGTACCGCGGGCCGTGCCCGTCCCTTGGCTGGGACGGGTTTTTTCGTACGCGAACGAGGGTGAGCGTGGGCGGACGGTGTTCCGGCGGGCGGATGGCAGCGACGGTCTCTCACGAGGCCGGCTTTGCGCTGCGCGCCGCTCGCCCCGCCATTCTGCTTCCCGTACGCTCGCTCGTACTTCTTCCCCTGCCTCTTATCTGACGTTCGGGAGCGCCGCGCCGGGCAGCGACACGCAGGCGGTGCTCCCCGGAGCAGGCCGCCGCCGTGCGGTGTGTCTTGCGGCGGTACGGATGGAGAGATCGATGTCCGGCAGACCAGGAAAGGAGCGCTTCGCCGTCCCGCCGTCACGGGACGGATGGGTAGCATCGCCGCGCAGAGCACAACA
This region of Dehalococcoidia bacterium genomic DNA includes:
- a CDS encoding thiamine pyrophosphate-binding protein, with amino-acid sequence MAEIDGATLMAQSLKAQGVEHMFGIVGFPVHPIANACQREGIKFYGMRNEQSASYAAQAAGYLLGRPQACLVVSGPGVVHALAGLANAWSNGWPMLLIGGASDSFQDGMGAFQEAPQVEAARLWSKHSMRVETVGRIPFHVETAVRKALYGRPGAAYIDMPNDIIVGKVEEEAISPIRRVPDPPRTQAPEGTVQEALALLKTAERPLVVVGKGMAWSRAEAEVQEFIEKTQLPFLPSPMGKGVIPDDHPLSVAPGRTYALQNTDVVFLMGARLNWIMHFGLPPRWAPDVKVIQLDIDGNEIGTNVPASVGLLGDGKAIVRQLNQALEQSPWQFSAENRWRSGLQNAVATNTNNTEPMLVSDDVPMGYYRVLREIRDALPHDAMLVSEGASTMDISRQVIPNYLPRTRLDAGSFGTMGIGCGFAVAAAACHPERRIVDLEGDSAFGFSGMEVETACRYNLPITYIVVNNNGVGGGPSTTDHNPLTARAGAYTANARYEKIAEAFGGLGFFVERPDEIRPAIDKAFASGKTAVINIMIDTRAQRRPQQFQWHTR
- a CDS encoding MFS transporter, which gives rise to MRGMKLGRGFSALQHYNYRLFWIGQTLSLVGTWMQTVAQAWLVLQLTGSAVDLGIVSALQQLPVLFIGIFGGVFADRAPKRELLIVTQTVQMLLALVLGILVSTGLVQMWHVYLLATLLGLSNAFDMPTRQAFVMEMVGRDDLMNAVALNSMQFNTARIIGPALAGITIALIGVTGSFYANAASFLFVIAGLFMMRSDKFFAVERAPKAPVLSSLREGCEYVWRTPSALLIVLIVGLLGMFTFNTQVLVPLFATDILHSGALGYGILLTGMGAGSLVAAFVAAFAQRARWRLVIGGAIGICLTELAFSFSRNYGLSLGLMVLTGFSMITMFTSANTGIQQRVPDSLRGRVMGVYTSVNMGTMPLGNLAAGALAASLGAPFAMGFGAVAALLTTAAIGSRIYLRRAEDPMQLEPEGFLEPQPSPLSQRQPAAAAAKPA
- a CDS encoding MarR family transcriptional regulator, yielding MPISAEPAARFEMDRVPSAVIGRLHRRMRHRLDHRLERFGLTGVQWTVLAHLGNEDGLSQTELQRLLAIEAATLTHIVQRLERDGFIRRSCDPEDRRRQRVWLSDKSRELLPALAAEVAEHRAFVQRGLDEHEIATLSALLRRLEENLL
- a CDS encoding DinB family protein — encoded protein: MDPAPFAPMYAFNTWANEGIREGMHGVSAEYLRKPLNLWFDSAFAVTAHLYAGEKIWLARLRDGVNPTRLLSAADFASTGELVEAWRDVDAEWETYIATLSGEQLDEIVTWQSQRGGSFSHIRWQLLLHVPFHSSEHRAHAGTALTQLGLSHGPQDFHLQFMPEEAAEAAARAAWQR